A window of the Zeugodacus cucurbitae isolate PBARC_wt_2022May chromosome 2, idZeuCucr1.2, whole genome shotgun sequence genome harbors these coding sequences:
- the LOC105213132 gene encoding chitin synthase chs-2 isoform X1, whose protein sequence is MSAVRHRPLAPPGTAGDSDDNFTDDESTPLTQDIYGGSQRTIQETKGWDVFRDPPIKVETGSTANQECLELTVKILKIFAYVFTFLMVLIGGVMAKGCVLFMTSQIRKDKKIEYCNKDLGRDKTFVVKLPEEERIAWIWALLIAYAIPEFGSFIRSARICFFKTFRMPKTGHFLFVTLMESLSCFGTALLMFVVLPQIDAIQGAMLTNCLCVIPGILGLLSRSAKEGKRAVKVLIDMAAIAAQVTGFVIWPLLENRPELWVIPIACVMISCGWWENFVSLQSPIGLVRAMGRVKDEMRTTRYFNHMFLSLWKIVLFLCLALLIFWAQGEEPSDIFSLYGDALGPHKISIDELATSLTGNLPDTLDAANIDSIEIDAVHNTVIYVLLLQIFGAYICYIFGKFACKILIQGFSYAFPVSLTIPITVSLLIAACGLRIDDPCFFHDTIPDYLFFTSPRNFRFNDFVTQQMAWAWILWLLSQTWISLHIWTPKCERLATTEKLFVRPMYSALLIDQSMAMNRRRDDQADVKTEDLSEIEKEKGDEYYETISVHTDGSAIQNKPSIKSSDHITRIYACATMWHETKDEMMEFLKSIMRMDEDQCARRVAQKYLRIVDPDYYEFETHTFFDDAFEISDHSDDDIQVNRFVKLLVATMDDAASEIHQTTIRLRPPKKYPTPYGGRLVWTLPGKTKFIAHLKDKDRIRHRKRWSQVMYMYYLLGHRLIELPISADRKDEIAQNTYLLTLDGDIDFKPNAVTLLIDLMKKNRNLGAACGRIHPVGSGPMVWYQLFEYAIGHWLQKATEHMIGCVLCSPGCFSLFRGKALMDDNVMKKYTTQSDQARHYVQYDQGEDRWLCTLLLQRGYRVEYSAASDAYTHCPEGFNEFYNQRRRWVPSTIANIMDLLGDAKRTIKINDNISLLYIFYQMMLIGGTILGPGTIFLMLVGAFVAAFRIDNWTSFHYNIVPILLFMLVCFTCKSNIQLFVAQVLSTAYALIMMAVIVGTALQLGEDGIGSPSAIFLIAMTSSFWIAACLHPQEFWCITAGLIYLLSIPSMYLLLILYSIINLNVVSWGTREVVAKKTKKEMEAEKKAAEEAAKRVKQKSMLSFLQSGIGDNGDEEGSIEFSLAGLFRCILCTHGKTSEEKAQLTAIAESLNTIKTRLEALEHTLDPHGTARHGRRRTTSSGSKDHHLLSSVAEKSGDDSEESDSDTSAEPRQERDFLTNPFWIEDQDLRKGEVDFLSSTELQFWKDLIDKYLFPIDNDPVEQARIAKDLKELRDSSVFAFFMCNALFVLIVFLLQLNKDNIHVKWPFGVRTNITYDESTQEVHISKEYLQLEPIGLVFVFFFALILIIQFTAMLFHRFGTISHILASTDLNLCKKKSEDTSQDALIDKHAVEIVKNLQRLQGIDGDYDNDSGSGPDRIARRRTIQNLEKARQPRRQIGTLDVAFKKRFLKLTADENNPATPILTRRLTMRAETIRALEVRKNSVMAERRKSAMQTLGAKNEYGITTTAALNNNGVIPNQRSGRVSNAGISIKDVFNANGGPGEQIYGSNGGGTINQGYEHVLEDDDRNSLRLTARNPNQQVSWGQNSSNTGRL, encoded by the exons ATGTCTGCCGTAAGACATCGGCCCCTGGCACCGCCGGGCACTGCCGGCGACAGCGATGACAACTTTACCGACGACGAGAGTACACCATTAACTCAAGATATTTATGGCGGAAG CCAACGCACAATACAAGAAACAAAAGGCTGGGATGTTTTCCGTGATCCGCCGATCAAGGTCGAGACGGGCTCGACGGCCAATCAGGAATGCCTCGAACTCACAGTGAAGATTTTGAAAATCTTCGCATATGTTTTCACATTCCTCATGGTGTTAATAGGTGGGGTTATGGCAAAGGGCTGTGTACTCTTTATGACATCACAAATACGTAAAGATAAGAAAATAGAATACTGCAATAAAGATTTG GGACGCGACAAAACATTCGTCGTAAAATTACCCGAAGAGGAGCGTATAGCATGGATTTGGGCGCTATTGATTGCCTACGCGATACCCGAATTTGGCTCTTTCATACGTTCGGCACGTATTTGTTTCTTCAAAACATTTCGTATGCCCAAAACGGGACACTTTCTCTTCGTCACACTGATGGAGAGTCTGAGTTGTTTTGGCACCGCTTTACTTATGTTCGTCGTGCTGCCACAAATCGATGCCATACAGGGTGCCATGTTGACGAATTGCTTGTGCGTTATACCTGGAATACTGGGGCTTTTGTCACGCAGTGCGAAGGAGGGTAAGCGCGCCGTGAAGGTACTCATCGATATGGCTGCGATTGCGGCACAAGTAACTGGTTTCGTTATATGGCCTTTACTGGAGAACCGCCCCGAATTATGGGTCATACCGATTGCCTGTGTTATGATCTCTTGCGGTTGGTGGGAGAACTTTGTGTCACTACAATCGCCTATCGGCTTGGTGCGGGCAATGGGACGCGTGAAGGATGAGATGCGTACTACTCGTTACTTCAATCACATGTTCCTTTCCTTGTGGAAGATTGTGTTGTTCCTCTGTTTGGCGCTGCTGATCTTTTGGGCGCAGGGTGAAGAGCCTAGTGACATATTCAGCTTGTATGGTGATGCATTGGGGCCACATAAAATTTCCATTGACGAATTGGCTACGAGTTTAACGGGCAACTTGCCAGACACATTGGATGCGGCCAATATCGATAGCATTGAGATTGACGCCGTACACAATACGGTTATTTATGTGTTACTTCTGCAGATTTTCGGCGCTTACATTTGTTACATCTTTGGAAAATTCGCTTGTAAAATTCTAATTCAGGGTTTCAGTTACGCTTTCCCAGTGAGTTTGACAATACCCATCACGGTTTCGCTGTTGATCGCAGCCTGTGGCTTGCGCATAGATGATCCTTGCTTTTTCCATGACACTATACCGGACTATCTGTTCTTCACAAGCCCACGCAACTTCCGTTTCAACGATTTTGTGACACAACAAATGGCTTGGGCGTGGATATTATGGCTGCTTAGTCAGACATGGATCTCACTGCACATCTGGACGCCGAAATGTGAACGTTTGGCCACAACTGAGAAGTTATTCGTACGCCCGATGTATTCAGCGCTACTGATTGACCAATCTATGGCCATGAATCGACGCAGAGATGACCAAGCTGACGTGAAGACCGAG GATCTATCGGAAATTGAGAAGGAGAAAGGCGACGAATACTACGAGACCATTTCTGTGCATACCGACGGCTcagccatacaaaataagccgAGCATTAAGTCTTCCGATCACATTACCAGAATCTATGCATGTGCTACTATGTGGCATGAAACTAAAGACGAGATGATGGAGTTCTTGAAGAGTATTATGCGCATGGACGAAGATCAGTGTGCGCGACGTGTCGCTCAGAAGTATCTGCGCATCGTCGATCCTGATTACTATGAATTTGAAA CACATACCTTCTTCGATGACGCTTTTGAAATTTCCGATCACAGCGATGACGACATTCAAGTCAACCGTTTCGTCAAATTGCTTGTAGCCACTATGGATGATGCGGCTTCCGAAATTCATCAGACCACCATACGCTTACGTCCACCCAAAAAGTATCCAACTCCATATGGTGGTCGTCTAGTATGGACTCTACCTGGTAAGACCAAGTTCATTGCACATCTCAAGGATAAGGATCGTATACGTCATCGTAAACGTTGGTCACAAGTCATGTACATGTACTATTTGCTCGGTCATCGTCTCATTGAACTGCCCATATCAGCTGATCGTAAAGATGAGATTGCACAAAACACTTACTTGCTAACTTTGGATGGTGATATTGATTTCAAACCGAACGCTGTAACGCTGCTTATCGATTTGATGAAGAAGAATCGTAATCTGGGAGCGGCATGTGGACGCATTCATCCTGTGGGCTCTGGGCCTATGGTATGGTATCAACTCTTCGAATACGCCATTGGCCATTGGCTGCAAAAGGCCACCGAACATATGATTGGCTGTGTGCTTTGTAGTCCCGGTTGCTTCTCACTTTTCCGTGGTAAAGCGCTTATGGATGACAATGtcatgaaaaaatatacaacacaATCGGATCAAGCTCGTCATTACGTACAATACGATCAGGGTGAAGATCGTTGGCTTTGCACTCTATTGCTACAACGTGGTTATCGTGTCGAATATTCAGCTGCCTCCGATGCGTACACTCATTGCCCCGAAGGTTTCAATGAGTTCTACAATCAACGTCGTCGCTGGGTACCTTCAACCATAGCAAACATTATGGATCTGCTGGGTGACGCCAAACGTACTATCAAGATTAACGACAACATCTCGCTACTCTACATCTTCTACCAAATGATGTTGATTGGTGGCACCATTCTTGGACCTGGCACGATTTTCCTTATGTTGGTGGGTGCTTTTGTAGCCGCTTTCCGTATCGACAATTGGACCTCCTTCCACTACAATATCGTGCCGATTTTGCTCTTCATGTTAGTCTGCTTCACATGCAAATCGAATATACAGCTATTTGTGGCACAAGTGCTATCCACGGCGTATGCGCTCATCATGATGGCGGTAATCGTGGGTACGGCTTTACAGTTGGGCGAGGACGGTATCGGTTCACCATCCGCAATATTCTTGATTGCTATGACGAGTTCATTTTGGATAGCGGCGTGTTTGCATCCGCAAGAGTTTTGGTGCATCACAGCCGGTCTCATCTACTTGCTCTCCATACCATCTATGTACCTTTTGCTTATCCTGTATTCGATTATCAATCTGAATGTCGTCTCTTGGGGCACTCGTGAAGTGGTCGCTAAAAAGACGAAAAAGGAAATGGAAGCGGAAAAGAAAGCAGCCGAAGAGGCAGCCAAGCGTGTTAAGCAAAAGAGCATGCTGAGTTTCTTGCAAAGTGGCATTGGCGATAATGGTGATGAGGAGGGTTCCATTGAATTCTCTTTAGCTGGCTTATTCCGTTGTATACTCTGTACGCATGGTAAAACATCAGAGGAGAAAGCACAACTCACAGCGATTGCCGAATCTTTAAACACCATCAAGACGAGATTAGAAGCTTTGGAACACACTTTAGATCCACATGGTACTGCACGTCATGGACGTAGACGTACTACATCTAGCGGCTCGAAGGATCATCATTTGTTGTCTTCGGTTGCGGAGAAGTCTGGTGATGACTCTGAGGAATCAGATTCCGACACTTCGGCAGAGCCACGACAGGAACGTGATTTCTTAACAAATCCATTCTGGATTGAGGATCAAGATTTACGTAAGGGCGAGGTTGACTTCTTGTCTAGCACGGAACTGCAATTCTGGAAAGATTTGATCGACAAGTATCTATTCCCTATCGATAACGATCCGGTAGAACAG gCTAGAATTGCTAAAGATCTTAAAGAGTTGCGCGACTCCTCCGTGTTTGCCTTTTTCATGTGTAATGCCCTATTCGTTTTAATTGTGTTCTTGTTGCAATTGAACAAGGACAACATACACGTTAAATGGCCTTTTGGTGTACGCACAAACATAACCTACGACGAATCCACACAAGAG GTACACATTTCCAAGGAATATCTACAATTGGAACCGATCGGTTTAGTGTTTGTGTTCTTCTTTGCGCTCATTCTGATCATACAGTTTACGGCTATGTTGTTCCATCGTTTCGGCACCATTTCGCATATACTCGCATCCACCGATTTGAATTTATGCAAGAAGAAGTCGGAGGACACTTCACAGGATGCGCTTATAGACAAG CACGCAGTGGAGATAGTCAAGAATTTGCAACGTCTTCAAGGCATAGACGGTGATTACGACAATGACTCTGGTAGTGGACCCGACCGCATTGCACGTCGTCGTACGATACAAAATTTGGAGAAGGCGCGACAACCACGTCGCCAAATCGGCACGTTGGACGTTGCTTTCAAGAAGCGTTTCCTCAAACTAACAGCAGATGAAAACAATCCAG CAACTCCAATACTCACACGCCGTTTGACAATGCGCGCCGAAACAATACGCGCTCTCGAAGTGCGTAAGAACTCGGTAATGGCGGAACGACGTAAGTCGGCTATGCAAACACTGGGCGCAAAGAATGAGTATGGCATTACCACAACAGCGGCG CTAAACAACAACGGCGTAATACCCAATCAGCGCAGTGGTCGAGTCTCAAATGCGGGTATTAGCATCAAAGATGTATTCAACGCCAACGGCGGACCAGGCGAG CAAATCTACGGTTCGAACGGTGGCGGCACCATCAATCAAGGCTATGAGCATGTACTCGAAGACGACGACCGCAACTCGCTGCGATTGACTGCGCGTAATCCCAATCAACAAGTGTCATGGGGACAGAATAGCAGCAATACGGGACGTTTGTAG
- the LOC105213132 gene encoding chitin synthase chs-2 isoform X2 — protein sequence MSAVRHRPLAPPGTAGDSDDNFTDDESTPLTQDIYGGSQRTIQETKGWDVFRDPPIKVETGSTANQECLELTVKILKIFAYVFTFLMVLIGGVMAKGCVLFMTSQIRKDKKIEYCNKDLGRDKTFVVKLPEEERIAWIWALLIAYAIPEFGSFIRSARICFFKTFRMPKTGHFLFVTLMESLSCFGTALLMFVVLPQIDAIQGAMLTNCLCVIPGILGLLSRSAKEGKRAVKVLIDMAAIAAQVTGFVIWPLLENRPELWVIPIACVMISCGWWENFVSLQSPIGLVRAMGRVKDEMRTTRYFNHMFLSLWKIVLFLCLALLIFWAQGEEPSDIFSLYGDALGPHKISIDELATSLTGNLPDTLDAANIDSIEIDAVHNTVIYVLLLQIFGAYICYIFGKFACKILIQGFSYAFPVSLTIPITVSLLIAACGLRIDDPCFFHDTIPDYLFFTSPRNFRFNDFVTQQMAWAWILWLLSQTWISLHIWTPKCERLATTEKLFVRPMYSALLIDQSMAMNRRRDDQADVKTEDLSEIEKEKGDEYYETISVHTDGSAIQNKPSIKSSDHITRIYACATMWHETKDEMMEFLKSIMRMDEDQCARRVAQKYLRIVDPDYYEFETHTFFDDAFEISDHSDDDIQVNRFVKLLVATMDDAASEIHQTTIRLRPPKKYPTPYGGRLVWTLPGKTKFIAHLKDKDRIRHRKRWSQVMYMYYLLGHRLIELPISADRKDEIAQNTYLLTLDGDIDFKPNAVTLLIDLMKKNRNLGAACGRIHPVGSGPMVWYQLFEYAIGHWLQKATEHMIGCVLCSPGCFSLFRGKALMDDNVMKKYTTQSDQARHYVQYDQGEDRWLCTLLLQRGYRVEYSAASDAYTHCPEGFNEFYNQRRRWVPSTIANIMDLLGDAKRTIKINDNISLLYIFYQMMLIGGTILGPGTIFLMLVGAFVAAFRIDNWTSFHYNIVPILLFMLVCFTCKSNIQLFVAQVLSTAYALIMMAVIVGTALQLGEDGIGSPSAIFLIAMTSSFWIAACLHPQEFWCITAGLIYLLSIPSMYLLLILYSIINLNVVSWGTREVVAKKTKKEMEAEKKAAEEAAKRVKQKSMLSFLQSGIGDNGDEEGSIEFSLAGLFRCILCTHGKTSEEKAQLTAIAESLNTIKTRLEALEHTLDPHGTARHGRRRTTSSGSKDHHLLSSVAEKSGDDSEESDSDTSAEPRQERDFLTNPFWIEDQDLRKGEVDFLSSTELQFWKDLIDKYLFPIDNDPVEQARIAADLIDLRNKSVFAFFMANALFVLIVFLLQLNKDKLHIVWPLGVKTNITYIEETSEVHISKEYLQLEPIGLVFVFFFALILIIQFTAMLFHRFGTISHILASTDLNLCKKKSEDTSQDALIDKHAVEIVKNLQRLQGIDGDYDNDSGSGPDRIARRRTIQNLEKARQPRRQIGTLDVAFKKRFLKLTADENNPATPILTRRLTMRAETIRALEVRKNSVMAERRKSAMQTLGAKNEYGITTTAALNNNGVIPNQRSGRVSNAGISIKDVFNANGGPGEQIYGSNGGGTINQGYEHVLEDDDRNSLRLTARNPNQQVSWGQNSSNTGRL from the exons ATGTCTGCCGTAAGACATCGGCCCCTGGCACCGCCGGGCACTGCCGGCGACAGCGATGACAACTTTACCGACGACGAGAGTACACCATTAACTCAAGATATTTATGGCGGAAG CCAACGCACAATACAAGAAACAAAAGGCTGGGATGTTTTCCGTGATCCGCCGATCAAGGTCGAGACGGGCTCGACGGCCAATCAGGAATGCCTCGAACTCACAGTGAAGATTTTGAAAATCTTCGCATATGTTTTCACATTCCTCATGGTGTTAATAGGTGGGGTTATGGCAAAGGGCTGTGTACTCTTTATGACATCACAAATACGTAAAGATAAGAAAATAGAATACTGCAATAAAGATTTG GGACGCGACAAAACATTCGTCGTAAAATTACCCGAAGAGGAGCGTATAGCATGGATTTGGGCGCTATTGATTGCCTACGCGATACCCGAATTTGGCTCTTTCATACGTTCGGCACGTATTTGTTTCTTCAAAACATTTCGTATGCCCAAAACGGGACACTTTCTCTTCGTCACACTGATGGAGAGTCTGAGTTGTTTTGGCACCGCTTTACTTATGTTCGTCGTGCTGCCACAAATCGATGCCATACAGGGTGCCATGTTGACGAATTGCTTGTGCGTTATACCTGGAATACTGGGGCTTTTGTCACGCAGTGCGAAGGAGGGTAAGCGCGCCGTGAAGGTACTCATCGATATGGCTGCGATTGCGGCACAAGTAACTGGTTTCGTTATATGGCCTTTACTGGAGAACCGCCCCGAATTATGGGTCATACCGATTGCCTGTGTTATGATCTCTTGCGGTTGGTGGGAGAACTTTGTGTCACTACAATCGCCTATCGGCTTGGTGCGGGCAATGGGACGCGTGAAGGATGAGATGCGTACTACTCGTTACTTCAATCACATGTTCCTTTCCTTGTGGAAGATTGTGTTGTTCCTCTGTTTGGCGCTGCTGATCTTTTGGGCGCAGGGTGAAGAGCCTAGTGACATATTCAGCTTGTATGGTGATGCATTGGGGCCACATAAAATTTCCATTGACGAATTGGCTACGAGTTTAACGGGCAACTTGCCAGACACATTGGATGCGGCCAATATCGATAGCATTGAGATTGACGCCGTACACAATACGGTTATTTATGTGTTACTTCTGCAGATTTTCGGCGCTTACATTTGTTACATCTTTGGAAAATTCGCTTGTAAAATTCTAATTCAGGGTTTCAGTTACGCTTTCCCAGTGAGTTTGACAATACCCATCACGGTTTCGCTGTTGATCGCAGCCTGTGGCTTGCGCATAGATGATCCTTGCTTTTTCCATGACACTATACCGGACTATCTGTTCTTCACAAGCCCACGCAACTTCCGTTTCAACGATTTTGTGACACAACAAATGGCTTGGGCGTGGATATTATGGCTGCTTAGTCAGACATGGATCTCACTGCACATCTGGACGCCGAAATGTGAACGTTTGGCCACAACTGAGAAGTTATTCGTACGCCCGATGTATTCAGCGCTACTGATTGACCAATCTATGGCCATGAATCGACGCAGAGATGACCAAGCTGACGTGAAGACCGAG GATCTATCGGAAATTGAGAAGGAGAAAGGCGACGAATACTACGAGACCATTTCTGTGCATACCGACGGCTcagccatacaaaataagccgAGCATTAAGTCTTCCGATCACATTACCAGAATCTATGCATGTGCTACTATGTGGCATGAAACTAAAGACGAGATGATGGAGTTCTTGAAGAGTATTATGCGCATGGACGAAGATCAGTGTGCGCGACGTGTCGCTCAGAAGTATCTGCGCATCGTCGATCCTGATTACTATGAATTTGAAA CACATACCTTCTTCGATGACGCTTTTGAAATTTCCGATCACAGCGATGACGACATTCAAGTCAACCGTTTCGTCAAATTGCTTGTAGCCACTATGGATGATGCGGCTTCCGAAATTCATCAGACCACCATACGCTTACGTCCACCCAAAAAGTATCCAACTCCATATGGTGGTCGTCTAGTATGGACTCTACCTGGTAAGACCAAGTTCATTGCACATCTCAAGGATAAGGATCGTATACGTCATCGTAAACGTTGGTCACAAGTCATGTACATGTACTATTTGCTCGGTCATCGTCTCATTGAACTGCCCATATCAGCTGATCGTAAAGATGAGATTGCACAAAACACTTACTTGCTAACTTTGGATGGTGATATTGATTTCAAACCGAACGCTGTAACGCTGCTTATCGATTTGATGAAGAAGAATCGTAATCTGGGAGCGGCATGTGGACGCATTCATCCTGTGGGCTCTGGGCCTATGGTATGGTATCAACTCTTCGAATACGCCATTGGCCATTGGCTGCAAAAGGCCACCGAACATATGATTGGCTGTGTGCTTTGTAGTCCCGGTTGCTTCTCACTTTTCCGTGGTAAAGCGCTTATGGATGACAATGtcatgaaaaaatatacaacacaATCGGATCAAGCTCGTCATTACGTACAATACGATCAGGGTGAAGATCGTTGGCTTTGCACTCTATTGCTACAACGTGGTTATCGTGTCGAATATTCAGCTGCCTCCGATGCGTACACTCATTGCCCCGAAGGTTTCAATGAGTTCTACAATCAACGTCGTCGCTGGGTACCTTCAACCATAGCAAACATTATGGATCTGCTGGGTGACGCCAAACGTACTATCAAGATTAACGACAACATCTCGCTACTCTACATCTTCTACCAAATGATGTTGATTGGTGGCACCATTCTTGGACCTGGCACGATTTTCCTTATGTTGGTGGGTGCTTTTGTAGCCGCTTTCCGTATCGACAATTGGACCTCCTTCCACTACAATATCGTGCCGATTTTGCTCTTCATGTTAGTCTGCTTCACATGCAAATCGAATATACAGCTATTTGTGGCACAAGTGCTATCCACGGCGTATGCGCTCATCATGATGGCGGTAATCGTGGGTACGGCTTTACAGTTGGGCGAGGACGGTATCGGTTCACCATCCGCAATATTCTTGATTGCTATGACGAGTTCATTTTGGATAGCGGCGTGTTTGCATCCGCAAGAGTTTTGGTGCATCACAGCCGGTCTCATCTACTTGCTCTCCATACCATCTATGTACCTTTTGCTTATCCTGTATTCGATTATCAATCTGAATGTCGTCTCTTGGGGCACTCGTGAAGTGGTCGCTAAAAAGACGAAAAAGGAAATGGAAGCGGAAAAGAAAGCAGCCGAAGAGGCAGCCAAGCGTGTTAAGCAAAAGAGCATGCTGAGTTTCTTGCAAAGTGGCATTGGCGATAATGGTGATGAGGAGGGTTCCATTGAATTCTCTTTAGCTGGCTTATTCCGTTGTATACTCTGTACGCATGGTAAAACATCAGAGGAGAAAGCACAACTCACAGCGATTGCCGAATCTTTAAACACCATCAAGACGAGATTAGAAGCTTTGGAACACACTTTAGATCCACATGGTACTGCACGTCATGGACGTAGACGTACTACATCTAGCGGCTCGAAGGATCATCATTTGTTGTCTTCGGTTGCGGAGAAGTCTGGTGATGACTCTGAGGAATCAGATTCCGACACTTCGGCAGAGCCACGACAGGAACGTGATTTCTTAACAAATCCATTCTGGATTGAGGATCAAGATTTACGTAAGGGCGAGGTTGACTTCTTGTCTAGCACGGAACTGCAATTCTGGAAAGATTTGATCGACAAGTATCTATTCCCTATCGATAACGATCCGGTAGAACAG gcaCGCATCGCAGCCGATCTCATTGATTTGAGGAACAAGTCCGTCTTCGCATTTTTCATGGCCAACGCCTTGTTCGTATTGATTGTGTTCTTGCTTCAGCTGAACAAGGATAAATTGCACATAGTCTGGCCACTGGGCGTCAAGACAAATATAACGTATATTGAAGAAACATCAGAG GTACACATTTCCAAGGAATATCTACAATTGGAACCGATCGGTTTAGTGTTTGTGTTCTTCTTTGCGCTCATTCTGATCATACAGTTTACGGCTATGTTGTTCCATCGTTTCGGCACCATTTCGCATATACTCGCATCCACCGATTTGAATTTATGCAAGAAGAAGTCGGAGGACACTTCACAGGATGCGCTTATAGACAAG CACGCAGTGGAGATAGTCAAGAATTTGCAACGTCTTCAAGGCATAGACGGTGATTACGACAATGACTCTGGTAGTGGACCCGACCGCATTGCACGTCGTCGTACGATACAAAATTTGGAGAAGGCGCGACAACCACGTCGCCAAATCGGCACGTTGGACGTTGCTTTCAAGAAGCGTTTCCTCAAACTAACAGCAGATGAAAACAATCCAG CAACTCCAATACTCACACGCCGTTTGACAATGCGCGCCGAAACAATACGCGCTCTCGAAGTGCGTAAGAACTCGGTAATGGCGGAACGACGTAAGTCGGCTATGCAAACACTGGGCGCAAAGAATGAGTATGGCATTACCACAACAGCGGCG CTAAACAACAACGGCGTAATACCCAATCAGCGCAGTGGTCGAGTCTCAAATGCGGGTATTAGCATCAAAGATGTATTCAACGCCAACGGCGGACCAGGCGAG CAAATCTACGGTTCGAACGGTGGCGGCACCATCAATCAAGGCTATGAGCATGTACTCGAAGACGACGACCGCAACTCGCTGCGATTGACTGCGCGTAATCCCAATCAACAAGTGTCATGGGGACAGAATAGCAGCAATACGGGACGTTTGTAG